In one window of Halorussus caseinilyticus DNA:
- a CDS encoding DNA adenine methylase, whose translation MGKMLPIRWYGGKYSHLDFILPQLPQTHQYIEPFGGSAAVLLNRDPSPVETYNDIDGDVVNFFKVLRENRDELLEKISLTPFSREELAEAVEKKQNDDLSELERARLFFVRAGQTRSGLAQEATPGRWAYCKSTSRRNMSGAVSRYHGRLEQLYDVADRLRRVQIENKDAVEVIERHEDEDALFYCDPPYPHEVRGDTNSYGHEMTDEDHRELAETLRNCEGKVAVSGYCCDLYEEIFEDYGWNRVDAESKTMHTTKDERQESLWLNYEPPNRNVEPGVDVDEIDNQQQTLVDATDE comes from the coding sequence ATGGGCAAGATGCTTCCAATTCGCTGGTACGGCGGTAAATACTCACACTTAGATTTCATTCTACCACAGCTCCCTCAAACACACCAGTACATCGAACCATTTGGTGGAAGTGCCGCGGTTCTGTTGAATCGTGACCCCAGTCCTGTGGAAACATATAACGACATTGATGGAGATGTTGTCAATTTCTTTAAAGTTCTGCGAGAGAATCGGGACGAACTGCTGGAGAAAATCTCACTTACACCATTTTCCAGAGAAGAACTCGCTGAAGCGGTCGAAAAAAAGCAAAACGATGATTTGAGCGAGCTTGAACGGGCTCGCCTGTTTTTTGTCCGAGCGGGACAAACACGAAGTGGTCTTGCACAAGAAGCGACCCCCGGACGATGGGCATACTGTAAGTCCACATCACGACGAAACATGTCGGGGGCGGTTAGCCGATACCATGGCCGTCTTGAACAATTGTACGACGTAGCAGACCGTTTACGACGTGTTCAAATAGAGAACAAGGACGCAGTTGAAGTAATTGAACGGCATGAGGATGAAGACGCTTTGTTCTACTGTGACCCTCCTTACCCTCATGAAGTACGTGGCGATACAAACAGCTATGGTCACGAGATGACAGACGAAGACCATCGTGAACTCGCTGAGACTCTTCGGAATTGTGAAGGTAAAGTCGCGGTCTCAGGGTACTGTTGTGACCTCTACGAAGAAATTTTTGAGGATTACGGGTGGAACCGAGTAGACGCGGAGTCGAAAACGATGCACACGACCAAGGATGAGCGACAGGAATCGCTCTGGTTGAATTACGAACCGCCAAATCGAAATGTTGAACCCGGCGTGGATGTCGATGAAATTGATAATCAGCAACAAACTCTTGTGGATGCTACTGACGAGTAA
- a CDS encoding restriction endonuclease, SacI family codes for MSTLAESVDNSEAKELLNQEWNRVLNNDQNTYVEDGFVRQKIGEVLNASQLTYKYILTTNILAKAVNPRIHYRAMQAQWDHPGAYNARSLGHDVLVEWEKDHGERLGGSNEPFLNKPARYPNFSMENPHRSEKAHSRLYELLEQLQEKTESGEIEPVDILRQTLSEIEELESQTVDFVSPSDVPYQSLRNQVEKYIRKSGGGERLASITAGVMKAYYSHTDGEDWTIEAEHPNVPDEFSNAAGDVEIKRGGDVVRAIEVKDKHSERSDIQHAITKARENELGEYLYVVGSGWRNKTEKERAQEEIENAPIELILIYPDELLNLLKFITDAGRKQFVEAVGEYLNKMRASEENKQNWKELVTELGDS; via the coding sequence GTGTCTACATTGGCGGAAAGCGTTGACAATAGCGAAGCCAAGGAACTTCTAAACCAGGAATGGAATCGCGTTTTGAACAACGACCAAAACACATACGTTGAAGATGGTTTCGTACGGCAGAAAATCGGCGAGGTTCTAAACGCTTCCCAACTCACATATAAGTATATTCTCACGACGAATATACTTGCAAAGGCTGTTAATCCTCGAATTCATTACCGAGCAATGCAGGCACAGTGGGACCATCCCGGTGCATACAACGCTCGTTCACTCGGACATGACGTACTCGTAGAATGGGAGAAAGACCATGGTGAGCGCCTTGGTGGTTCAAATGAACCGTTTCTGAATAAACCTGCTCGGTACCCCAATTTCTCGATGGAGAATCCCCATCGGTCCGAGAAGGCACATAGTCGTCTCTACGAGCTTCTGGAACAACTCCAAGAGAAGACTGAATCCGGCGAAATTGAACCGGTAGATATTCTTCGCCAGACCTTATCCGAAATAGAGGAACTAGAATCTCAAACCGTTGATTTTGTTTCACCATCGGATGTCCCGTACCAGTCTCTCCGAAATCAGGTAGAGAAATATATTCGTAAATCTGGAGGTGGAGAGCGTCTTGCGTCAATCACAGCAGGCGTGATGAAAGCGTACTATTCTCATACAGATGGGGAAGATTGGACTATTGAGGCAGAACATCCAAATGTTCCAGACGAATTCAGTAATGCGGCCGGTGACGTAGAAATAAAGCGTGGGGGTGACGTTGTACGGGCGATAGAGGTTAAAGACAAACATAGCGAGCGAAGTGATATTCAACATGCAATTACGAAAGCCCGTGAAAATGAACTCGGAGAGTACCTCTACGTCGTCGGTAGCGGTTGGCGGAATAAAACCGAAAAAGAGAGAGCCCAAGAAGAGATTGAAAACGCTCCTATCGAATTAATTCTCATCTATCCGGATGAGTTACTCAACCTTCTGAAATTCATTACGGATGCTGGACGAAAGCAATTCGTGGAAGCTGTCGGTGAGTATCTAAACAAGATGCGCGCGAGCGAGGAAAACAAACAAAACTGGAAGGAGTTAGTGACTGAGTTAGGAGATAGCTAG
- a CDS encoding PadR family transcriptional regulator gives MEILRRLAEAPSYGYQLHKDVGVSTPTIYRHLNDLEDAGMVKSTPIEDDSRDKTEYHITDEGQQLLELLGD, from the coding sequence ATGGAAATCCTACGTCGGCTTGCAGAAGCACCTAGCTACGGTTATCAACTCCACAAAGATGTTGGTGTATCAACACCAACCATCTACCGTCATCTTAATGACTTAGAAGACGCAGGAATGGTCAAATCAACGCCAATAGAAGATGATAGCCGAGACAAGACGGAGTATCACATCACTGACGAAGGCCAACAGCTATTAGAACTATTAGGAGACTAA
- a CDS encoding winged helix-turn-helix domain-containing protein, with protein MTGNDDSILEYLHEHDVALPPTGLEINLEREGIDVSYSTILRRLKKLQQNGLVEKVRDKEGYYAISEKGRAYLAGELDATELEGEK; from the coding sequence ATGACCGGAAACGACGATTCTATCTTGGAATATCTCCACGAACACGATGTAGCCCTTCCGCCGACGGGATTAGAAATTAACCTTGAGCGAGAAGGAATTGATGTGTCCTACTCGACAATTCTGCGACGGTTGAAGAAGCTACAGCAGAACGGACTTGTAGAGAAGGTACGTGACAAAGAAGGCTACTACGCCATCTCCGAGAAAGGTCGTGCGTATCTGGCTGGCGAACTCGACGCGACCGAACTAGAGGGCGAGAAGTAG
- a CDS encoding helix-turn-helix transcriptional regulator: MTAEALPSLVDLHGFQRDVLFAVRALERGGDPPRGLRVKRRLEATYYEEVHHGRLYQNLDTLADQNLISKGAKDGRANEYATTDAARTILDAHVRARAEQAGVELANNEPDAFPSDETETETRSRGEQTELGDTPATEGEA, encoded by the coding sequence GTGACGGCCGAGGCTCTGCCGTCGCTGGTGGACCTGCACGGGTTCCAACGGGACGTACTGTTCGCCGTTCGCGCGCTGGAACGCGGCGGCGACCCGCCGAGGGGCCTTCGGGTGAAACGCCGGTTGGAAGCGACGTATTACGAGGAGGTGCATCACGGCCGTCTGTACCAGAACCTCGACACGCTCGCCGACCAAAACCTCATCTCGAAGGGCGCGAAGGATGGCCGCGCGAACGAGTACGCGACGACCGACGCGGCGCGCACTATCCTCGACGCGCACGTCCGGGCGCGCGCCGAGCAAGCGGGCGTCGAACTCGCCAACAACGAACCCGACGCCTTCCCGAGCGACGAGACCGAGACCGAGACGCGAAGCCGCGGTGAACAGACGGAACTGGGCGACACCCCGGCAACGGAGGGCGAAGCGTAG
- a CDS encoding Panacea domain-containing protein: MPDSESVERTDTRELKEIIKEFLNHLDFAYNYRLQKLVYYGEIWCLQTYGRRLTDATFKAHHYGSFSDDIADALEEMRNDEEVEYETVVKPDGPTYEYSHHEDGGELSPGKKEIIEHIHNETNTMSTEDLAKFSKQTWLYQNTDEAESMDFEYYRDEVVIPQSERERVAERDGCRAESDADLREALAK, from the coding sequence ATGCCCGATTCAGAGTCCGTCGAACGAACGGACACACGGGAACTAAAAGAAATCATCAAAGAGTTCCTGAACCACTTAGATTTCGCCTACAACTACCGGCTACAGAAGCTCGTATACTACGGCGAAATCTGGTGTCTGCAAACCTACGGGCGGCGTCTCACCGACGCAACGTTCAAAGCACACCACTACGGAAGCTTCTCGGACGACATCGCCGACGCGCTCGAAGAGATGCGCAACGACGAGGAAGTCGAGTACGAGACCGTCGTCAAACCGGACGGTCCGACGTACGAATACTCACACCACGAGGACGGCGGCGAGTTATCCCCCGGCAAGAAAGAAATTATCGAACACATCCACAACGAGACGAACACGATGTCCACCGAGGACCTCGCGAAGTTCAGCAAACAAACGTGGCTCTATCAAAACACGGACGAGGCAGAATCGATGGACTTCGAGTACTACCGTGATGAAGTCGTTATCCCGCAGAGCGAACGCGAGCGCGTCGCGGAACGCGACGGTTGTCGTGCCGAGAGTGACGCCGACCTTCGGGAAGCACTAGCGAAGTAA